The sequence taaataaataaataaaatctttaaaaaaaaaaaaaaccagaacaaaactATCCTAAACAGGATACTGATGTCTTTACGATTACCAGTCCTACCCGGATCTCCTCACCTTTACGGTACTGACTCCTGCGTGCGTGGGGACCTCCGCAGGGGTAGCACCTGTGCAGCTCTGCGTGTCCACCGCTGGACTCAAGATCCTGCAGTTCTCCGTGTGCAGGCCACCCCTGTCTGACTCCCCTCGCTTCCTTGGCCCCTTGCAACCAGCAATCTGTCTTGTGTTTCTAAAATCGTATCGTACCCCAAATCCGGTCATACAGTGTGTAACCTCGTGGGCTTGGCTTTTATCTGCTCGTGCAGTTCCGTGCAGGTCCGTCCGGGCTACACACGCAGCACGGCTCTGTTTGGGTTTGCTACGTAGTGTTGCACTGTGTGCATACGTGCTGCAGTTCCAGGGTGTCCGGACTGATCCGAGTTTGGggctgttacaaataaagctgctctgAATGTCCTGTGCAGGTTTTTACGTGAACatgtgtttccttttcctttggctgagtcagccaggagccGACCTGCTGGGTCCTGCAGCAGGTGTGTGCCAGGTCCTTTCCAGAGTTGCCTGGGGCCCTTGAAAGCTGTATCTGCTCTGCCCTCCACTTCTGGGCAACCTGTGCGGACGGCTTTGCATTCACTGGAGTTTCACGTAAGGACCCTGCCTTGTCTTTGGATCTGGCTCCTTCCATTCAGCAGCACGCCGCGTCGGTGGCGTGTGCGTGTCGGTAGCTCAttgcctccccgctgagcagtcgTCCGCTCTGGGGTCGACCCTTTTCTGTTTATCCGCTCACCAGTTGGCGGACATCGGGGCTGTTTCCAGACTTTGGCTGTTGTGAGTGAAGCTGCTACGAACATCGGCGTGTAAGTCTCTGTGTGGACGTGTGTGTTCCTTTCCTGTAGGTGCGCACCGCGTCCAGCGGGCGAACTGCCGCGTCCCGCACGGGGCGTGCGGTGTGCCTTGGGGGGGCGCGCCCGAGCTGTTTCGGAAGCTTGTGCCGGTCTCCGTTTCCAGCACGAGCGAGAGCGCGCGGTGCCTCACCCCTGCCGAGACCCAGTAGGGCTCGTGTTCTCAGCGCCGCCGCTCTGCTGGACCCGGGTTCTGCGTCTCTGAGGTGACGGGCTCAGTGTCTTCCGACGCACTCCTGACCCTCTGTGTGCCCATGTCGCGTGGCTCGTATGTGCCCTTTGTTTTGCCGAACAAACTTGAgatcattttctcaatttttgcAAAAAAGCCTGCTGGGATTAGAGTTAAGATTGTATTGATTCTGTAGATCAGTTTGGAGAAAATTAGGTCTTTGCTTAATATCCATGAACATGATAAAGctcaggttttttttatttttttttttttagatttttgtttttcttggcaaTGTGTTGTTTTCAATGTAGGGGTTTTGTAtgtcttttgttaaattttattcctaAATAATTCTGTGATTTTGGATGCTGCTGTAAATGAAACCTGTAAGTAGTACTATTTTCCAATTGTTTActactctcaaataaaaatatagttgccttaggggcgcctgggtggctcagttgttaatcgtctgccttgggctcaggtcgtgactccagggtcctgggatcgagccccgcatccagctccctgctcagcgggaggcctgcttctccctctgcccctccccatccttgggttccctctctcgctgtgtctatcaaataaataaataaaattttaaagtatatatatagagagagagggagagagatagttgttttaaatatttatatcctgtgaccttgctaaattaactttttagttgtagttggttttttgtttcattgtttttgttttttgttgatcCCTTAGGGTTTTCTGTGTAAACAACCCAGTCATATCAGCCATAGGGTTTTGGTTGGATGTCCTTTATCAGACCGAGAAAGTTCCCTTCTGTTCCCAATGaattgagaattttttattttttaattttttttaaagattttatttatttatttgagagcaagtgagCCAAGTCCaacaggggagagacagagggggaagcaggctccctgctgaccaggaaGCCCGATggccagctccatcccaggacactgagaccctgacctaagctgaaggcagacggtcaactgactgagccgccccaGCGCCCTACTGACAAGTGTTACAGTCATGAGTTAGTGTTGAACTTTGCCAATGCATCGGTGAATctttgagatgatcatgtggtttatCTCAGTTCTATAATATGGTAGACATGTTGGtttgttttgaaatgttaaaTCAGGCTTGCCTTCTTGGGATAATTTCTACTCatagattcagtttgctaatattttgttaaggatttttatgtCTATGCTTGTAATGGATTTTTTGGTAATGTCTTTGTGAGGTTGTGCTGGCCTCCAAAAGCAAAAGTCGCCTTCTCCTCTGTTTTTGAAGAACTTTGTCCAAGATTGATGTCTTTCTTCCTTGGATATTGGGTAGAAAAGTCATCCGGGCCTGGAACTTTGTTTGTGGgaagagagcctgaagcaggctggatcccaggaccctgggatcatgacctgaggcaaaggcagaggctttaaccctcggagccacccaggctcccctgtgggAAGGTTTTCTATTACAGATTCAATTCTGTTAATGCGTTTAGGACTCTTCAGATTTTCTGGTTGggtaaattgtatttttcaaggCATTTAACTGTTCCGTCTAATTGCTTGGCATAAAGTTGTCCTTAATTTTTTCTATCATCTTTTTTGTGCCTGTAGGGTCTGTAGTGATaaaccctctttttttccttcctcgtcactgatttctgttcttttttttttttttttttttttttggtcagctgTTGAtcaattttgttattgttttcaaaGAGCCAACTTTTGGCTTTTGTtaactttctttgttgtttttctgtttttcattttgtggatttctgctctttattattccttccatttcctttggGTCCTGCTGCTCTGGTGCTGTGAACTTGAATCTTAGGTCTTGgctatatgttatattttattattaagttaaaaataacttttcttatgatttcttctttgagttaCATGTTATTTTAGCAGTGTGTTGGATGTTAAACACTTcaggttttgggggcacctgggtggctcagtgggttaagcgtctgactttagctcaggtcatgatcagggtcctaagatcaagtcccacgtcaggttctgtgctcagcgggaagcctgcttctccctctcctgctgctgctccccctggttatgcttgctctctctctcaaataaaaaaaaaatctattaattctattatctattatctatctattatctaaaattctattaaaaaattctCAAGGTTTTCTTAGGTATCTTAATGTTGGGTTTCTAACTTAATTCTGCTAAGGTCAGAGAGCACACTGTGCAATGATTCCAGCCCATTAAGtttattgaaatttgttttaaagtctaacATGTGGCatatctttgtgattttttaaaaaaactgtttatGAGTGTTGGTGTCCTGTAATGTTTTTAGGGTCAtccatttttcttgtttgttgttgtttgttcattctgtttttctcccaGAGGGGTGCTAAGATTTTTATAGCTGCGggttgtctgtttctcctttaatTCTGTCAGGACTTGGATTCAAGCATTCTGAGGCTCTGTCTTTAAAGTGTGTAGTTGGGTCTTGAGTTTTTCTCCATTCTGGTAACCTCTTTTTTTTATTGGACTTTTTAGTCTAAagagatcatttttttcttctaaaaggcTTTTTAACTGTACTTCTTgggatttgttgttgttaaagattttatttatttatatgacagagacagcgagagagggaacataagcagggggagtgggagagggagaagcaggctgcccgcggagcagggagcccgacgcacgGTGATCCAGTCTGGGACCATGACGTGGGCAGACAcctaacagctgagccacccgggtgccccacttctttggattttttaatttcGAGGTTGCTCTGGAGATGGCAGTAAACCTAGTTTTTTACAGTCGGCTCAGTGTGGAAGGCCTCCAGCCCTCCACAGGCGCACTTGCAAACGTAGCCTCTGGTCTCCACGTGGGACCACTGCCCACAGCCCTTCTTGTCGTAGTCGAATGTGTTGTGTCTGTGACCCGCATGGCCCCAGCCGGCGGTGTTGGGGTTGCTTGCTTCAAACAGTGTCTGCAGCAGAGGCCTTTGGCTCTGCGGTTGGACGCTTTGTNNNNNNNNNNNNNNNNNNNNNNNNNNNNNNNNNNNNNNNNNNNNNNNNNNNNNNNNNNNNNNNNNNNNNNNNNNNNNNNNNNNNNNNNNNNNNNNNNNNNgagatcacaagtaggcagagaggcaggcagagagagaggaggaagcaggctccccgctgagcagagagcccgatgcgggactcgatcccaggaccctgagatcatgacccgagccgaaggcagcggcttaacccactgagccacccaggcgcccctgtcgatcctttttgatgttttctttgcGGTTTTCTTACAGATCAGCCTGCCATGGCCGACCAGAGACAGCGCTCACTCTCTACCTCTGGCGAGTCCCTGTACCGTGTTCTGGGGCTGGACAAGAATGCGACCTCAGACGACATTAAAAAGTCCTATCGGTAAGAGGGTCTTGTGCCTTGTGTGGTTTGAGCTGCATTTTCCAGGAACCACTGCGTGTGTCTCCCCGACCCGGCCCGTAGGTGACTGGGACCCGTAGCTCCATCTTTGTGTGCGTCATGTGCCCCTTGTAGCTTAAAATTCTCTTATTGGTGTTTTCGTGGCAACAGAAAAGTAGCACTTTGTAGATGACACACACTATGTGCCCTGGAGCGGCCGGTCGCCCTGGGAAGCGGGTCTGAGCCTGCTCCTTCCGGCAGCCCCTCCCGTAGCCTTGGGAGACAGCTGGCCTGTGGCTTCGTGGAGTGCGCTGCTGAGAGAGACACACATCCTCGGTGATCCCTACCCTTCCAGCCACCTTCCTGTGTGTCCTTCTCACACACAGGAGACAATGGGCCTTTGGTGCACCCCTTGCCCGGCACTGCATTGGGCCAAATGCGCAGTTAGCCTGCAAGGACACTAGAGGTCAGCAGTGGGGTCTGTCCCCGAGCTGTGCGAGAGCGGGGGGGCTGCGGCCGCTggggactccctgctctgtggcagAGCCAGCAGGTTTGCCCCGAGGCAGCTGCAGAGCTTTCTTCGAACTGTGGACTGTGAACTGCTCGAAGTCTGTGGAGAGCTGGGAGGTGGCCCGTATGGAGACATGTCTCCTGCACTGGGCCCTCCCTCTCATGGACGAGTGTGAAATGGTTTTGTTTGCAGGAAACTTGCCTTGAAGTATCACCCCGACAAGAACCCCGATAACCCGGAGGCTGCAGACAAGTTTAAGGAGATCAACAGTGCCCACGCCATCCTGACGGACGCCACCAAAAGGAACATCTACGACAAGTACGGCTCGCTGGGGCTCTACGTGGCCGAGCAGTTCGGGGAGGAGAACGTGAACACCTACTTCGTGCTCTCCAGTTGGTGGGCCAAGGTGAGGGGAGCAGGCGGCCCCGTGCCGCGCTCCGGGTGCTCCGGGAGAGTCTCCTGCCCGGTAGGGGTCGGGGCCTTGCAGAACCAGGACGTTTGGTCCAAGTGCTCCGTGctcctgagccttggtttcccgGCATCGGGCGCCCTGTTCCGTCACCACGTGCCAGTGCGGGGCCTGGTCTCAGCCGCAGGCGGCGCATAGCCAGCTCAGGAGCCCATGAGTGGCGACCAGAAGGCTCCGAGCAGACCCCACGGCGAGCCGGCCGTGTCGCTCGGCTCTCACGAGTCACCGTCCGTTCTTACACAGAGATTGGAAGGGACCTTTTCCGTCCCGTCGTGGGCAGATGCTCTTGTCAGTGCAGGGGAAGACTTGTCGGAAATCTCTGTGACTTGAGACACTTCGGACGTACcgtttctctgttcttttttggaCACTTACCCGTGTCCTCCTCCTGCCGCAAGCACGTGTGGCCTGCGGCCGCCCTCCTGCCCGTCTTCGCAGATCCCTCTCCTCCGGGCCGGCGCGCTCTGTCACTGTCTTCCCGCCCCGGCTCCGGCAGGACAGAGGCCTCCGCGgcggcccccccacccctccccacccctgggagCCGcgcggggctggggggaggcgCTCCCGGAGGCGCCCCCGCCGCAGCCAGCGCCCCTGTGCCCGCAGCTGCTCTTCGTGGTGTGCGGGGCCCTCAcgtgctgctactgctgctgctgcctgtGCTGCTGCTTCAACTGCTGCTGCGGGCGCTGCAAGCCCCGGGCGCCCGCGGGCGAGGACGCCGACTTCTACGTGTCCCCCGAGGACCTGGAGGCGCAGCTGCAGTCGGACGAGCGGGGTGAGTGCCGGCCGCGGGCCACCGAgcgggcgcgggcggggcggggcgggccctGAACCCTGCCGCCCTGTCTTGTCGAACAGGAGGGCTCTGACTGTGCGGGAGTGTTTGTGGTGGCGGCAGGGACGGTTGAGGTGTGAACGTGGACACTTGAGGTAACGGCGGACGCAGGCGGCCGTCCCCACCGCGGCCGGAGGCGCCGCAGCTCCGCGGGCACCGAGTAGCGGGGGAGGGACCGAGGCGACGGAGGCAGGCcgagccgggggtggggaggcccgCAGACAGCCTCTCCCCTccgcacccccccgcccctgccccccagcccccgccggAGCGGCCAGGCCGCGGAGCACGGACGGTGTCGGGGCCCTGCGTGCTGTCGCGGCCGCCCGCGCCGATGAGCATGCGTGTGCTTGCTTTGCAGAGGCCACAGACACGCCCGTCGTCGCACAGCCCGCGTCGGCCACGGAGACCACCCAGCTCACGGCCGACTCCCACCCCAGCTACCACACCGACGGCTTCAACTAGGCCCGGGAGTGGCCGCAGTAGAGGCTAGCCCGGCACTCGGCCACTTCACCCCTAGAGTCACGGACCGTCGTCACAGAGATGGGGAGCGCGCAGCTGCCGGCCCGCCGGGGCCCTGCCCACCTCTGTGCCCGCCTGCCTGTCGCCCCCAGCGCGTGAAGTGCGTCGCATGCGGTATTCAAAGCGGTTTAGCTCCTCCTCCTTCCGTCCCTCCTTCTCTAATAGCATGTGCGGCTCTGTTCCCTGTCTGCGCTGTGGGCGCGCCGCGGCGCGGCTCTGTTACCGGGCCGTGGATCTCCCTCGGGGCTTACGATTCGCTGCACCGACCAGGGCTGCGTGTGGGGTCCCCGCCAAGCAGCCTGGGGCAGGAAGGGTGGCTCCTTTCCCTGGTGTCGGTGGGGGGTCCAGTCCTCGGCAGCGGTCTGGACGCAGGCAGCGCCTCTGGACGCCGCGCCGGGAAGGAGCTGGCGTGTCCTCCCGCTTTGCCCGGTCCCGTCAGCATTTCCGTGGTGTTGGTTTGTGCGGGTCTGTTTGCCTCGGTTGCTTGGCCTTGCGGCAGAGTCTTGCCCATGGGGAGGCTCGTTGTGGAAGGTGTGGGAGGCTCTGGTGACCGCAGGACCATATTTTCTACCTGGCCACGGCCTCGGTTTCCACGTCCCGTGGTCCTCGGGGCGCGCTCCCTCCCCCGGCGAGGCGCCGCTTCTCCCACGCTCCCACCCCGTCCCCAGGCCACGAGCTGGACTGATGGGGCCACACTCCTCCGTCTCCCCACCCCTCCGGCCACCTCCACATTCCTTCAGGCCTGCCTGGTCTCCTGGTGGTCCTTCTGGGACCTCTAGGAACCCCAGATGGTAGCAGTGACCAGTGTACTGCTGTCAGAGGGGCTGACCGTGCAGGCCGCTGGCGGAGTGCGGCTCGATCACCCCGGGAAGCCCACGTGCGGAGCCCAGCCCCCTCCGCTGAGCTTCCCAGAGCTCCTGCCCGTCCCCACCGTCCTTCGCCTGTTCCCTTCGGTCACCGTCGATGGTTCGGGCCGAGCGAGAGACGCCGGGTTCCTAGAGGAAGGACCAGCTGGACCAAAGGCATAGCCCGGTGTCCCTGGCTTGTGAGCCGGCAGCCTGACCGCAGAGCCTCCGCTCGCCGTTGTCTCGAGCAGCGCCTTCCGTGACCCGTGGGAAGTCCGTCCTTCTTGTCTTTGACCCAGAACTTGTGGGTGGCGCCTCTGCTGCAGGGGACGAGAAACGGGTTACGATGGGCCCGTGCTGGCCCAGAGGTCACACTGGTCCCCGCACTCCCAGCAGCCCTGGATGTGgtgtggctccctgctgagcctgcaCTGGTCGCCGGAGACCCAAGCGGTTTCCACAGAAGGAACCAGTGGCTGCTGGTGCGTGTCTCCTGCGTGTGTAGTAGGTGGCGGACGAGGGGGACCGTGTCGGCTCAGGCGCACCAGAGCGTGTTCCCACGGCCCCCCGTTTCCACCACCACCAGCCTGCACCCCGCTCACCTGCTGGGCCCTGGCCCTTGTCTGCCACCCACAGCTGTGCGGAGCGCAGGTTCTTACCGGCCCGGAACGGGCTGTGGCAGGAGGGCAGCGTCCGTGCAGGACGGGGACAGGCTCCGAGCGCAGTGCTGGGGGGCGGTGGCGGGCTGTGGCCGGTTGTAGCTGCTGCAGTGGTGGCCACTCCCAGGTCCTTGGGCAGGTTTGTggtcctttgtttgtttgttttctgttgttgtttttggcttttgttcattaaaataatcatgaagacattcagtgagagagaaaatttgCACTATGATCTTAAATCATGCTAAAATCAGAAAGTCACTGACCCACCCTGGACAAGGGAGGCGGTGAGACCACAGGTCCATCTGCTGGTCAGTCCCGGCCCAGCAACAAGAACGCAGCTTCATGATGTTTCTGAGAGTAACTTTCTGACCTGTATTTCACTGGGATGGTCAAGAACCGAGTTCAGAGCTGGGACTGGAGGTAGCAAGCCTCCCCACTCGGGGGTTCCCTGCAGTTGTGCGGTTGGGAAACCTCAAGGCCCACCACACAGGTCCGAGCGAGTCCTCGACGGGCGGCTTCCACGCGACAGAACGGGAGGCTCGTCTGGGGACCTGGGTTCAGGGGGAGGAGCCGGTCTGGAAGGTTGTCGAACCCGGGCTCCTGTAGAATTTgtgaaaactaaataaatcatGACAGCCATGATAACAACCCtaaaggtggtggtggtggtgattgcCCAAGGCCCAGGGTCCCCAGGGCCCAGACAGGGGCCTCACACTCTCCCCACCTGGCCCTGAAGGCATTTCCACCTGGTGATTCAGACGCGGAGCCGCTTCCACAGTCGACGGCGGTACTCGCTGGCCACCCCGGTTGCGTTTCCCTTTTCCTGGAGTGGTCGTGTGTTTTCCCGGTCTGGAGGAGCGCCCGTCTGCCCACCGCACGGCTGCGAGAGCCCCCGAGCCCTCACTCTAGGGCTGCCCGGAGCCCGGGCCACGTGTGGCCAGGGAGTGCTGGGCCGGTGCAGGCCGAAGCCCGTCCCGTGTCCCAAAGTGCGGGGCTCGACCCAGGAGGCCCCCAGGGCAGCCGGTGGCTGGTGGGGAGCATAGGAGGGCCTGCGGGGTGGCTGCTGGCAGCTGCTGGCCTGTCCGTTTCCGTCCTGCTCAGTGACGTGCTTGGTCTTCTCTTGTCTTCcctttggctttctctgctttcaAACTGCTTTAGGTGTTACGGCTCAGTGTGTGTGAGGCTTCGTAGTTCCCGGTCAGTGCTGTGGGGGAAGCTGCGGCCGCCGTGCGTGGGGCTTAGAGCGGGTGGCCTTTCCACGCTGGTGGCTGCCCGGTGTGGCTGTTGGGTCTGTCGCCTGCGTTCTGACCGCAGCTGGGCCCGGCGGGTGAGCCGGAGCTGGAGGATGCCTGCTGCGCGGCGGGCAGTCGGGGAGACAGAGACGCGTGGCCTCCTGGCCGCTGGCCCTCGGGATGGGACAGCCAGCGAGTGGGGTGGGCGCCCGCGTGCAGGCAGAGCTCGGGGGGCCTCCcgaggggtgggtgggagtgtGGAAGAGCGGCTGTCCGTCCGTCCGCAGCGCGCTCCGTGAGCCCGTGTGACACAGGCCTCCTGCCCGTCGTTGTTACTTTGGTTGTGACGCGTCCTGTGGATTTGGCAGAAGCTCCATCTGTCCTGTCCTTCCACGCACGCCGGCAGTGTGTGCTGTGGTGCGGGCCGGGGCGGCTCTCGGCGTGtacgtgtgtgtacgtgtata comes from Mustela nigripes isolate SB6536 chromosome 7, MUSNIG.SB6536, whole genome shotgun sequence and encodes:
- the DNAJC5 gene encoding dnaJ homolog subfamily C member 5; translated protein: MADQRQRSLSTSGESLYRVLGLDKNATSDDIKKSYRKLALKYHPDKNPDNPEAADKFKEINSAHAILTDATKRNIYDKYGSLGLYVAEQFGEENVNTYFVLSSWWAKLLFVVCGALTCCYCCCCLCCCFNCCCGRCKPRAPAGEDADFYVSPEDLEAQLQSDEREATDTPVVAQPASATETTQLTADSHPSYHTDGFN